From a single Solirubrobacterales bacterium genomic region:
- a CDS encoding crotonase/enoyl-CoA hydratase family protein → MPAPESNPEFETVLYATEGRIATITLNRPDRLNTIVPPMPEEIETAVNLATRDPGVSVIVLRGAGRSFCAGYDFGGGFHHWGEMLETDGRWDPGKDFAAATAPQVAPTQQLFSIWRSSKPVIAQVHGWCVGGGSDFALGADIIIASEDAVIGTPYSRMWGSYLSGMWLYRLGLAKAKEYALTGKALTGIEAAEIELINRAVPFLELERTVAEFAERLAEIPLSQLSAMKLIVNQAYENMGLASTQTLGPILDGLMRNTPDALSFIERAETEGVRTVISERDGLFGDYSQAPPERRPNPDNIIEP, encoded by the coding sequence ATGCCGGCACCCGAGTCCAACCCCGAGTTCGAGACCGTCCTCTACGCCACGGAGGGCCGGATCGCCACGATTACCCTGAACCGCCCCGATCGCCTCAACACGATCGTGCCGCCGATGCCGGAAGAGATCGAGACGGCGGTGAACCTGGCGACCAGGGACCCCGGGGTCTCGGTGATCGTCCTGCGCGGTGCCGGACGTTCCTTTTGCGCCGGATACGACTTCGGCGGGGGTTTCCACCACTGGGGCGAGATGCTCGAAACGGACGGCAGGTGGGATCCGGGCAAGGACTTTGCCGCTGCCACCGCGCCGCAGGTTGCGCCGACCCAGCAGCTGTTCTCGATCTGGCGTTCCTCGAAGCCGGTGATCGCCCAGGTCCACGGCTGGTGTGTCGGTGGCGGCAGCGACTTCGCGCTTGGTGCCGACATCATCATCGCCAGTGAGGATGCGGTGATCGGCACCCCGTACAGTCGCATGTGGGGCTCATACCTTTCCGGAATGTGGCTCTACCGGCTTGGTCTGGCCAAGGCCAAGGAGTACGCGCTGACCGGCAAGGCCCTGACCGGAATCGAGGCGGCCGAGATCGAGCTGATCAACCGGGCGGTTCCTTTCCTCGAACTGGAACGGACGGTCGCCGAGTTCGCGGAGCGGTTGGCGGAGATTCCGCTCTCGCAGCTTTCGGCGATGAAACTGATCGTCAACCAGGCCTACGAGAACATGGGGCTCGCCTCGACCCAGACCCTCGGGCCGATCCTCGACGGCCTGATGCGCAACACACCGGACGCACTCAGCTTCATCGAGCGTGCGGAAACCGAAGGCGTGAGGACGGTGATCAGCGAACGCGACGGACTCTTCGGCGATTACAGCCAGGCTCCGCCGGAACGCCGGCCGAACCCGGACAACATCATCGAACCCTGA
- a CDS encoding PIN domain-containing protein: protein MAEEIVYLDSSVALRTILDVPERERLLSWMDTPETAYVSSRLLRTEVIRVLRRDGRPLTDGGPLLDRVGMLEITRETHAVAESIERHVKTLDALHLATAVLIGAPVTLASHDTTMKTVAGHLGLSVTDPVAAR from the coding sequence GTGGCCGAGGAGATCGTCTATCTCGACTCCTCGGTGGCGCTCCGCACGATTCTGGATGTGCCCGAGCGAGAGCGGCTGCTGTCCTGGATGGATACCCCGGAGACGGCTTATGTGTCCTCTCGTCTTCTGCGGACCGAGGTGATCCGGGTGCTGCGCCGCGACGGCCGGCCGCTCACGGACGGGGGCCCGCTCCTGGACCGGGTCGGAATGCTGGAGATCACCCGGGAAACCCACGCCGTCGCCGAGTCCATTGAGCGGCACGTGAAGACGCTCGACGCACTCCACCTGGCGACCGCGGTCCTGATCGGCGCCCCGGTCACGCTCGCCAGCCACGACACCACGATGAAGACGGTCGCTGGACACCTGGGTCTGTCGGTTACGGACCCGGTGGCAGCGCGATGA
- a CDS encoding type II toxin-antitoxin system prevent-host-death family antitoxin, whose product MQRITKRELNQRTAAMLDRVTDTEDVVVTERGKPRWRVSTVREHDTVLARLEREGRYTPPSATPAPWPRRPGGPTYTDAQVDALLDEMHGDH is encoded by the coding sequence ATGCAGCGGATCACTAAGCGTGAGCTGAATCAGCGGACCGCGGCCATGCTCGATCGAGTCACCGATACCGAAGATGTCGTCGTGACCGAGCGCGGGAAACCGCGCTGGCGGGTCAGCACCGTGCGGGAACACGACACCGTCCTGGCCCGACTCGAACGCGAGGGCCGCTACACACCCCCCTCAGCAACGCCCGCGCCGTGGCCCCGCCGCCCGGGTGGGCCGACCTACACCGACGCTCAGGTCGACGCGCTGCTCGACGAGATGCACGGAGATCACTGA
- the ychF gene encoding redox-regulated ATPase YchF has translation MALSIGIVGLPNAGKSTLFNALTKNDVLAANYPFATIEPNVGVVGVPDPRLEQLAGIYGSEKILPATVQFVDIAGIVKGASEGEGMGNKFLANIRESDAICQVTRVFHDDDVSHVAGEIEPRNDIETIRMELILADLQTIENSLPRLAKEAKRDQDLAPLVAAAEEAKETLEGGKGIFEAGLDPAPLRELHLMTAKPLLYVFNCDTDELADENLKAEMRELVAPAEAIFLDAKFEAELVELDDEEEAREMLADIGVEEPGLDVLARVGFETLGLQTYLTAGPKETRAWQIHKGDTAPEAAGAIHTDFQRGFIKAEIISFDDLVEYGSMADAKAAGKVRLEGKEYVMADGDVVDFKFNV, from the coding sequence ATGGCTCTCTCTATCGGCATTGTCGGCCTGCCCAACGCGGGCAAGTCCACCCTGTTCAACGCCCTGACCAAGAACGACGTGCTGGCGGCGAACTACCCGTTCGCGACGATCGAGCCGAACGTCGGTGTGGTCGGGGTGCCCGACCCCCGGCTTGAACAGCTGGCCGGGATCTACGGCTCGGAGAAGATCCTGCCGGCCACCGTGCAGTTCGTGGACATCGCCGGAATCGTCAAGGGTGCCTCCGAGGGCGAGGGGATGGGCAACAAGTTCCTCGCCAACATCCGGGAGTCGGACGCGATCTGCCAGGTCACCCGCGTATTCCACGACGATGACGTGAGTCACGTCGCCGGCGAGATCGAACCGCGGAACGACATCGAGACGATCCGGATGGAGCTGATCCTGGCGGACCTGCAGACGATCGAGAACTCGCTGCCGCGACTGGCCAAGGAAGCCAAACGCGATCAGGACCTGGCCCCGCTGGTCGCGGCCGCGGAGGAAGCGAAGGAGACCCTCGAAGGCGGCAAGGGAATCTTCGAGGCCGGCCTCGACCCGGCTCCGCTCCGGGAACTCCACCTGATGACCGCCAAGCCGCTGCTCTACGTGTTCAACTGCGATACAGACGAGCTCGCGGACGAGAACCTGAAGGCGGAGATGCGCGAGCTGGTCGCCCCGGCCGAGGCGATCTTTCTCGACGCCAAGTTCGAGGCCGAACTGGTCGAACTCGACGACGAGGAGGAGGCCCGCGAGATGCTGGCCGACATCGGGGTGGAGGAACCGGGGCTGGATGTGCTCGCCCGGGTCGGCTTTGAAACGCTCGGCCTTCAGACCTACCTGACCGCCGGTCCCAAGGAAACCCGTGCCTGGCAGATCCACAAGGGCGACACCGCCCCCGAGGCTGCCGGGGCGATCCACACCGACTTCCAGCGCGGCTTCATCAAGGCCGAGATCATCTCCTTCGACGACCTGGTCGAGTACGGATCAATGGCTGACGCCAAAGCGGCCGGCAAGGTCCGGCTCGAAGGCAAGGAGTACGTGATGGCCGACGGCGACGTGGTCGACTTCAAGTTCAACGTCTGA
- a CDS encoding DUF6351 family protein, whose product MRDLAGWGCGANGIEGPRRAVFLVGTLVAMLLSVATALVPAQASAEAPGGDVPSISEQFSIRTVSSRPEMVSGGDALVELRVPPGVDLEGLSVLVGGNDRTADFAPVPGDPNLLRGMITLPQAELNTVVATLPGYPDRTLYLVNHPTTGPILSGPHQQPFTCTTALPTNGLGAPLDADCSVAATVTYQYRKAQGAGYLPLADPSAPYPADGAMTTTSEGKTVPFAVAVERGVINRAIYTIQTLIDVGPGSTQVRAGQGFNGKMVFNFGGGCEAGYHQGQQGGGVNGIVGSGYAFGQSTLNVFGNRCSDHVSAETLSMVKERFSENWAPIKATIGTGGSGGSMAQQMLNNNFPGLLDGSILGNSFPDNTFAANLLMDCRIVDSFVDAAGWTEAEKHAVKGGGIEQTCDRTFQAFGANFFNPADCPPTVPAPNRYNATTNPTGLRCVVFDGNRNVWGTDPGTGFARQPIDNIGVQYGLGALRDGTITPAQFIGLNQNVGSLDHDGVPQPGRRTASAESLEIAYRSGGMNEGGAGAQGIPVLDNRDHSIEITENGHHTIHALSMRARMSAAAGGATVPHVIYTSPTGNLTPGLSVQNLIPRMAGWIDNIQADQRPVSPRIKAVEGWPATLTDSCFDATGNVIAEETASVDSGTCGSLFPSGLAARQIAGGPLANDVLKCQLKLVTPADYPPGLTETELDQIRAVFPDGVCDYSKPGVEQETPRDSWRALPLTGATDIAPPDTAISSAPVGVGAAPEVEFRFSSTETGTRFECRLDSDEESGFGHCESGQPYTDLADGLHTFAVRAIDGAGNPDPTPATFTFRVGEPQPAASLQPQEHDFGWIEVGREAEKVFTLASVGDADLEVGAATLTGPGAGDFTISADGCSGISVPAGQDCPVTVRFSPNGPGLRQAALRMELNDTAGAAEAWLVGAGTEIQPPVTPRAGLGIGRLRLTGPRVRRHKRYARLGVTCSLVVMTRCSGRVRLMARRSALGLRKRPRQWIRIGFRGYSVGRGYSGIRIKLTGRAAWAAHRRRTPLRVKVVVTVKQRSSHDTVRSAIRKLR is encoded by the coding sequence GTGAGGGACTTGGCAGGCTGGGGCTGCGGGGCGAACGGAATCGAGGGTCCACGTCGTGCCGTGTTCCTGGTTGGCACCCTTGTTGCGATGTTGCTGTCGGTCGCGACGGCACTGGTGCCGGCGCAGGCCTCCGCCGAAGCGCCGGGCGGTGACGTGCCCTCGATCTCGGAGCAGTTCTCGATCCGGACGGTTTCCTCGCGTCCGGAGATGGTCAGTGGTGGTGACGCGCTGGTCGAGCTGCGGGTTCCTCCGGGCGTCGATCTCGAGGGGCTCTCCGTGCTGGTGGGCGGCAACGACCGGACCGCTGACTTCGCCCCGGTTCCCGGCGATCCGAACCTGTTGCGAGGAATGATCACTCTGCCCCAGGCTGAGCTGAACACGGTGGTCGCAACTCTCCCCGGCTATCCGGACCGAACCCTGTACCTGGTCAACCACCCGACCACCGGCCCGATCCTTTCCGGCCCGCACCAGCAGCCGTTCACCTGCACCACCGCCCTGCCGACGAACGGGCTGGGCGCGCCGCTCGACGCCGACTGCTCGGTCGCGGCCACCGTCACCTACCAGTACAGAAAGGCGCAGGGAGCGGGGTACCTGCCGCTGGCCGATCCGTCCGCGCCCTACCCGGCGGACGGTGCGATGACCACCACCAGCGAGGGGAAGACCGTGCCCTTCGCGGTGGCGGTCGAACGCGGGGTGATCAACCGGGCGATCTACACGATCCAGACCCTGATCGACGTCGGTCCCGGATCGACCCAGGTCCGGGCAGGTCAGGGATTCAACGGCAAGATGGTCTTCAACTTCGGCGGCGGCTGCGAGGCCGGATACCACCAGGGCCAGCAGGGGGGTGGTGTCAACGGGATCGTCGGGTCCGGCTATGCCTTCGGACAGTCCACCCTGAACGTGTTCGGCAACCGCTGTTCCGATCACGTCTCGGCCGAAACCCTCTCGATGGTCAAGGAGCGTTTCAGCGAGAACTGGGCGCCGATCAAGGCAACCATCGGGACCGGCGGCTCCGGCGGCTCGATGGCCCAGCAGATGCTGAACAACAACTTCCCGGGGCTGCTCGACGGTTCGATCCTCGGCAACTCCTTCCCCGACAACACCTTCGCCGCCAACCTGCTGATGGACTGCCGGATCGTGGATAGCTTCGTGGACGCGGCCGGCTGGACCGAAGCCGAAAAACACGCGGTCAAGGGAGGCGGGATCGAGCAGACCTGCGACCGGACCTTCCAGGCCTTCGGGGCCAACTTCTTCAACCCGGCGGACTGCCCTCCGACGGTGCCGGCCCCGAATCGCTACAACGCGACGACCAACCCGACCGGGCTGCGCTGCGTGGTCTTTGATGGCAACCGGAACGTGTGGGGAACCGACCCCGGAACCGGATTCGCCCGCCAGCCGATCGACAACATCGGGGTCCAGTACGGGCTTGGGGCGCTTCGGGACGGAACGATCACTCCGGCGCAGTTCATAGGGCTGAACCAGAACGTCGGCAGCCTCGATCACGACGGTGTTCCGCAACCGGGGCGCCGGACAGCTTCGGCAGAGTCTCTGGAGATCGCCTATCGATCGGGTGGAATGAACGAGGGCGGTGCCGGGGCCCAGGGCATCCCGGTTCTCGACAACCGGGACCACTCGATCGAGATCACCGAGAACGGCCATCACACGATCCACGCCCTCTCGATGCGGGCGAGGATGAGCGCGGCGGCAGGTGGGGCGACAGTCCCGCACGTGATCTACACCTCGCCGACCGGCAACCTGACCCCGGGTCTCTCGGTCCAGAACCTGATCCCCCGGATGGCCGGCTGGATTGACAACATCCAGGCTGACCAGCGACCGGTCAGCCCCCGGATCAAGGCGGTCGAGGGCTGGCCCGCCACCCTCACCGACTCCTGCTTCGATGCCACCGGGAACGTGATCGCCGAAGAGACCGCCTCGGTTGATTCCGGCACTTGCGGTTCGCTCTTTCCGAGCGGGCTGGCGGCCCGGCAGATCGCCGGTGGACCACTGGCCAACGACGTTCTGAAGTGCCAGTTGAAGCTGGTCACCCCGGCCGACTACCCGCCTGGCCTGACCGAGACGGAACTCGATCAGATCCGGGCGGTCTTTCCGGACGGAGTCTGCGACTACTCGAAGCCCGGGGTCGAGCAGGAGACCCCGCGGGACAGCTGGCGGGCACTGCCGCTGACGGGAGCTACGGACATCGCTCCGCCCGACACCGCGATCTCCTCCGCCCCGGTCGGAGTGGGGGCTGCCCCGGAGGTGGAGTTCCGCTTCTCCTCAACCGAGACCGGAACCCGGTTCGAGTGCCGCCTGGACAGCGATGAAGAGTCCGGCTTCGGCCACTGCGAATCCGGGCAGCCCTACACGGATCTCGCCGACGGACTCCACACCTTTGCCGTGAGGGCGATCGACGGTGCCGGGAACCCGGACCCGACCCCGGCGACCTTCACCTTCCGGGTCGGTGAGCCACAGCCCGCAGCTTCGCTCCAGCCACAGGAACACGACTTCGGCTGGATCGAGGTCGGCAGGGAGGCGGAGAAGGTCTTCACGCTGGCGAGCGTCGGTGACGCCGACCTCGAGGTCGGCGCGGCCACGCTGACCGGTCCCGGGGCCGGAGACTTCACGATCAGCGCCGATGGCTGCAGCGGGATTTCCGTCCCGGCCGGCCAGGACTGCCCGGTCACGGTCCGGTTCTCCCCGAACGGGCCCGGCCTCCGCCAGGCGGCACTCCGCATGGAGCTGAACGACACCGCGGGGGCGGCGGAAGCTTGGCTCGTGGGCGCGGGAACGGAGATTCAACCCCCGGTCACCCCCAGGGCAGGACTCGGGATCGGCAGGCTCAGACTCACCGGGCCCCGGGTACGGCGACACAAGCGGTACGCCCGGCTCGGTGTCACCTGCTCGCTGGTCGTGATGACCCGCTGCTCGGGCCGGGTCCGTTTGATGGCCAGGCGGAGCGCGCTCGGTCTGAGGAAGCGTCCGAGGCAGTGGATCCGGATCGGGTTCCGCGGCTACTCGGTCGGCCGGGGGTATTCCGGGATCAGGATTAAGCTGACCGGGCGAGCGGCCTGGGCGGCGCACCGACGTCGCACTCCGCTCCGGGTGAAGGTCGTGGTCACGGTGAAACAGAGGTCCTCCCATGACACCGTCAGGAGCGCGATCAGGAAACTGAGATAG
- a CDS encoding carbonic anhydrase: MGTTEQATVTEELLRNAADYAADFDKGELPLPPGKRTVVIACMDARLNPYGILGLSEGDAHVIRNAGGVVNDEAIRSLAISQHLLGTEEIILIHHTDCGMLTFTDEEFAAKLETEAGKRPEWHAHSFTDLEEDVRAGIERIKSSPFVPKNDRVRGFVYDVRTGELNEV, from the coding sequence ATGGGCACCACTGAACAGGCAACAGTCACCGAGGAACTACTTCGAAACGCCGCGGACTACGCCGCCGATTTCGACAAGGGCGAGCTGCCGCTGCCTCCCGGGAAGAGGACCGTGGTCATCGCCTGCATGGACGCCCGCCTCAACCCCTACGGAATTCTCGGGCTCAGCGAGGGTGACGCCCACGTGATCCGCAACGCGGGCGGGGTAGTGAACGACGAGGCGATCCGGTCGCTGGCGATCTCCCAGCATCTGCTGGGAACCGAGGAGATCATCCTCATCCACCACACCGACTGCGGCATGCTGACCTTCACCGATGAGGAGTTCGCGGCGAAACTGGAAACCGAAGCCGGCAAGCGGCCGGAGTGGCACGCCCACTCCTTCACCGACCTGGAGGAGGACGTCCGGGCCGGAATTGAGCGGATCAAGTCGAGCCCGTTCGTGCCGAAGAACGACCGGGTCCGCGGTTTCGTCTACGACGTCAGGACCGGCGAACTGAACGAGGTCTGA
- a CDS encoding DUF6325 family protein: protein MNEELEMGPIDYILVEWIDGKPTGEAIPHLVDLVEGGLIRILDLAFLMKDEDGTVAEIEITDLGDEIRVFEGVSSGVIDQSDLTDAGAALEPGRAAALLVYENSWAAPFATAVRRSGAQLVASGRIPAQALLDSLDATGN from the coding sequence ATGAACGAAGAACTGGAAATGGGCCCGATCGACTACATCCTGGTCGAATGGATCGACGGCAAGCCGACTGGCGAGGCGATCCCCCATCTGGTGGATCTGGTCGAGGGCGGACTGATCCGGATCCTCGATCTCGCCTTTCTGATGAAGGACGAGGACGGCACCGTCGCCGAGATCGAGATCACCGACCTCGGCGACGAGATCAGGGTCTTTGAGGGTGTGTCCTCCGGTGTGATCGACCAGAGTGACCTGACCGACGCCGGGGCTGCGCTCGAACCGGGCCGGGCGGCGGCCCTCCTGGTTTACGAGAACAGCTGGGCCGCGCCCTTTGCAACCGCGGTCAGGCGTTCCGGGGCGCAGTTGGTGGCCAGCGGCCGGATCCCGGCCCAGGCGCTGCTCGACAGCCTCGATGCCACCGGCAACTGA
- a CDS encoding SHOCT domain-containing protein gives MPGLLRGVARTAVVAGTATAVSNRVSRRQADRWAQQDGPQYANPRADLAAQQAPAAPEPAAAEDPIARLRELGELRDSGILTEEEFAAQKAKILGA, from the coding sequence ATGCCAGGACTTCTCAGAGGCGTGGCCCGGACCGCGGTGGTGGCCGGGACCGCGACCGCAGTAAGCAACCGTGTGTCCCGCCGACAGGCGGATCGCTGGGCCCAGCAGGACGGACCCCAGTACGCCAACCCCCGGGCCGACCTCGCCGCCCAGCAGGCCCCGGCCGCGCCCGAACCGGCTGCAGCCGAGGATCCGATCGCCAGGCTCAGGGAGCTCGGCGAACTGCGCGACAGCGGGATCCTGACCGAGGAGGAGTTCGCCGCGCAGAAGGCGAAGATCCTGGGCGCCTGA
- a CDS encoding DUF202 domain-containing protein has translation MRPDPGSRGVGGTDLQAGLATERTTLAEERTDLATERTTMAEERTRLAWWRTGLTAFAVAIGVGRLLPELAPNSASWPYIALGVAFAIYGIALFSYGTRWARKVEQESGAETAGSGPDRFLTLLTVAGIALGLGTILVILLQ, from the coding sequence ATGAGGCCCGACCCGGGAAGCCGCGGTGTCGGCGGGACGGATCTTCAGGCGGGTCTGGCGACCGAACGGACTACCCTGGCCGAGGAGCGGACCGATCTCGCGACCGAGCGGACCACGATGGCCGAGGAGCGTACCCGGCTGGCCTGGTGGCGCACCGGCCTGACCGCTTTCGCGGTGGCGATCGGGGTCGGGCGGCTGTTGCCGGAACTCGCCCCGAACTCGGCTTCCTGGCCTTACATCGCGCTCGGAGTGGCGTTCGCCATCTACGGGATCGCCCTCTTCAGCTACGGGACGAGGTGGGCGCGAAAGGTGGAGCAGGAGAGCGGTGCCGAGACAGCGGGCAGCGGGCCGGACCGGTTCCTGACCCTGCTGACCGTGGCCGGGATCGCCCTCGGCCTGGGAACGATCCTGGTGATCCTGCTCCAGTAG
- a CDS encoding FAD-binding protein, protein MTVGESEAAGRTHSPPGMPDDLAGLLGPDAVLSEGPAFRESCQDATSNRGVTGHADALVLPGSTEEVAAVFRYCYERELPMTVRGGGTGLAAGAVPDGGVVIGLERLNRIRSITPELWRMEVEAGVTTGTVHRVALENGLLFPPDPGASEQSMIGGNIATNAGGPHAFKYGVTGAWVTGIEAVVAPGEIVRTGGPIRKDVAAVDLTDLMIGSEGTLGIVTAAWLRLVPAPQTRGAVVAFYPDVQSGCEAIAMIMGSGLQPTALEYLDRRSMEASIGSYPFPAPRHPGFAVLAEADGDPAEVERLSGELAEAMDGGALAPATLITERGEIGRLWQWRDGVSIAVAAARGGKLSEDVVVPGERLAEAIETVLEIGERHSLEACSWGHAGDGNLHATFLVDLADREELERAERAAGEVFEMAIRLGGSISGEHGIGAMKTGYVERALDPAEIRLEREIKRLFDPKNLLNPGKKIPNG, encoded by the coding sequence TTGACCGTAGGTGAGAGCGAGGCAGCCGGACGCACCCATTCCCCCCCGGGGATGCCGGACGACCTTGCCGGTCTGCTCGGCCCCGACGCAGTGCTCAGCGAGGGGCCTGCGTTTCGCGAGTCCTGTCAGGACGCAACCAGCAACCGGGGCGTGACCGGCCACGCCGACGCCCTGGTCCTCCCCGGTTCAACCGAGGAGGTCGCCGCGGTCTTTCGCTACTGCTACGAACGTGAGCTGCCGATGACCGTGCGTGGCGGCGGCACCGGGCTGGCTGCGGGAGCGGTCCCGGACGGTGGCGTGGTGATCGGCCTCGAACGCCTCAATCGGATCCGGTCGATCACCCCCGAGCTCTGGCGGATGGAGGTCGAGGCCGGGGTCACCACCGGGACGGTCCACCGGGTTGCGCTGGAAAACGGGCTGCTTTTCCCGCCCGACCCCGGGGCCTCGGAGCAGTCGATGATCGGCGGCAATATCGCCACCAACGCCGGTGGCCCGCATGCCTTCAAGTACGGGGTGACCGGAGCCTGGGTCACCGGGATCGAGGCGGTGGTCGCCCCGGGTGAGATCGTCCGAACCGGCGGTCCGATCCGCAAGGACGTGGCTGCGGTCGACCTGACCGATCTGATGATCGGCTCGGAGGGAACCCTCGGGATCGTGACCGCCGCCTGGCTTCGCCTGGTTCCGGCCCCGCAAACCCGCGGTGCCGTGGTCGCCTTCTACCCCGACGTCCAGTCCGGCTGCGAAGCGATCGCGATGATCATGGGCAGTGGACTTCAACCGACCGCGCTCGAGTACCTGGATCGAAGGTCGATGGAAGCCTCGATCGGCTCCTACCCCTTCCCCGCCCCGAGGCATCCGGGATTCGCGGTTCTGGCGGAAGCGGACGGAGATCCGGCCGAGGTCGAACGGCTCAGCGGCGAGCTGGCCGAAGCGATGGACGGGGGGGCACTCGCGCCAGCCACCCTGATCACCGAACGGGGTGAGATCGGCCGGCTCTGGCAGTGGCGAGACGGGGTATCGATCGCGGTCGCCGCCGCCCGTGGAGGAAAGCTCTCCGAGGATGTGGTCGTGCCGGGCGAGCGTCTGGCCGAAGCGATCGAGACGGTGCTCGAGATCGGCGAGCGTCACTCACTGGAGGCCTGCTCCTGGGGGCACGCCGGTGACGGCAACCTGCACGCGACCTTTCTGGTCGACCTCGCCGACCGGGAGGAGCTGGAGCGGGCCGAGCGGGCGGCGGGCGAGGTCTTCGAGATGGCGATCCGCCTCGGTGGCTCAATCAGCGGGGAGCACGGCATCGGCGCCATGAAGACCGGGTATGTCGAGCGGGCGCTGGATCCGGCCGAGATCCGTCTCGAGCGGGAGATCAAGCGGCTGTTCGACCCGAAGAACCTGCTTAATCCGGGCAAGAAGATCCCGAACGGTTGA
- a CDS encoding thiamine pyrophosphate-binding protein: MGLTGGEVIAEYLIKERVPYVFGIPGHGDMALFDAFKDRQDRIEIIGVKHEQAAAHMADAYFRACGRPLATLTSIGPGSLNIATGLATSFVDSIPLISFTGGPQTYMLGKGVLQELERQQDNVFPHIMQPMVKRNWDVQHVDLLSDVLPRAFNNMLSGRPGPVHIEVPMDVQAGLTDQAVPDPASRRAAFGRVKPDPDGIDAAAKRLLSARRPVILAGGGVLTAEASAELRAVAEYLDAPVVTSMMGKGSFSEDHPLAAEHTGANGTAVGNHMSRNADVLLAIGTRFAEQNSSSYMDGMSYSIPPTELIHFDIDPTEIGKNYPTAVGVVTDAKAGLADLLDALQDQNGAAAIDRPEYRAELAEMRQKWNEMMTGRWTDKLSLSRVLHGAREVLPREAIAIASAGHPQIQAFQEFKSYEPRTWLTPGGYSTMGYTMPAAIGAKLACPDVPVVGFAGDGDLQQTIQELAVAAETNTPVIIACVNNTGWISIRDFQRGMFGEDRGFHTEFRQRKGDQFMPVDYCAIAKAFNCGAEKVTEPAGVSGAFERAIASDGPCLIEFDLSRDPAESEGVNNGHWDLPKPAYLP, encoded by the coding sequence GTGGGACTTACCGGTGGCGAGGTAATCGCCGAATACCTGATCAAGGAGAGAGTTCCGTACGTGTTCGGGATCCCCGGGCATGGCGACATGGCGCTTTTTGACGCGTTCAAGGACCGCCAGGACCGAATCGAGATCATCGGTGTCAAGCATGAGCAGGCGGCAGCCCACATGGCCGACGCCTACTTTCGTGCCTGCGGGCGGCCCTTGGCCACCCTGACCTCGATCGGCCCGGGCTCGCTCAACATCGCCACCGGCCTGGCCACCTCGTTCGTCGACTCGATCCCGCTGATCTCCTTCACCGGCGGACCCCAGACCTACATGCTGGGCAAGGGTGTCCTACAGGAACTGGAGCGTCAGCAGGACAACGTCTTCCCCCACATCATGCAGCCGATGGTCAAGCGGAACTGGGATGTCCAGCACGTTGACCTGCTCTCCGACGTGCTGCCGCGGGCCTTCAACAACATGCTTTCCGGCCGTCCCGGTCCGGTTCACATCGAGGTTCCGATGGACGTCCAGGCCGGTCTGACCGATCAGGCCGTTCCCGACCCGGCCTCCCGCCGGGCGGCCTTCGGGCGGGTCAAACCCGACCCCGACGGGATCGACGCCGCCGCGAAACGGCTGCTTTCGGCCCGCCGGCCCGTGATCCTCGCCGGCGGCGGGGTGCTCACCGCCGAGGCTTCGGCCGAACTGCGTGCGGTTGCCGAGTACCTCGACGCGCCGGTAGTCACCTCGATGATGGGCAAGGGCTCCTTCTCCGAGGATCATCCGCTCGCCGCCGAGCACACCGGCGCAAACGGCACCGCGGTCGGCAACCACATGAGCCGGAACGCAGATGTGCTGCTGGCGATCGGCACCCGGTTCGCGGAGCAGAACTCCTCCTCCTACATGGACGGGATGTCCTACTCGATCCCGCCGACCGAACTGATCCACTTCGACATCGATCCGACCGAGATCGGCAAGAACTACCCGACCGCGGTCGGTGTCGTCACCGACGCGAAGGCCGGTCTTGCCGACCTGCTCGATGCCCTTCAGGACCAGAACGGTGCCGCCGCGATCGACCGGCCCGAGTACCGGGCGGAACTGGCCGAGATGCGCCAGAAGTGGAACGAGATGATGACCGGCCGCTGGACCGACAAGCTCTCGCTCAGCCGCGTCCTCCACGGTGCCCGCGAGGTGCTGCCGCGGGAGGCGATCGCGATCGCCTCGGCCGGCCATCCGCAGATCCAGGCATTCCAGGAGTTCAAGTCCTACGAACCGCGCACCTGGCTCACCCCGGGTGGTTACTCGACGATGGGCTACACGATGCCGGCCGCGATCGGCGCCAAGCTGGCCTGTCCGGATGTGCCGGTGGTCGGCTTCGCCGGTGACGGTGATCTACAGCAGACGATTCAGGAGCTGGCGGTGGCTGCCGAAACCAACACCCCGGTGATCATCGCCTGCGTGAACAACACCGGCTGGATCTCGATCCGGGACTTCCAGCGCGGCATGTTCGGAGAGGATCGCGGTTTCCACACAGAGTTCCGCCAGCGCAAGGGCGACCAGTTCATGCCGGTCGACTACTGCGCGATCGCCAAGGCCTTCAACTGCGGGGCCGAGAAGGTGACCGAGCCGGCCGGGGTCAGCGGGGCCTTCGAGCGGGCGATCGCCTCGGACGGACCCTGCCTGATCGAGTTCGACCTCTCCCGGGATCCAGCCGAGAGC